From a single Apium graveolens cultivar Ventura chromosome 2, ASM990537v1, whole genome shotgun sequence genomic region:
- the LOC141706603 gene encoding heterogeneous nuclear ribonucleoprotein 1-like isoform X2, whose protein sequence is MGSRGASDNPRFGDGASPGKIFIGGLSKETILETFVKYFGKYGEITDSVIMKDRMTGRPRGFGFITYADPSVVDTVIGETHVIDDKQVEIKRTIPKGSSDSKDFKTKKIFVGGIPTSVTEEELKDFFSKYGNVVEHEIIRDHTTKRSRGFGFVVFDSEQVVDNILVDTNKIDMNGTQVEIKKAEPKKSSNPAPGPLYGSESRGRSYGETFGGYGDSFNSYGPDRFGPPSYRSYGGIPERYGEFGGYGGGFSGRYGDVGGRYGDLGGRYGDYGGYRGEPSPGYSSRYGSLGGGVGGRYGESGLSSYGRGGAGAYGGPGGDYDSGPGPSYTGAGGLYGSKGGYGGSSRYHPYGR, encoded by the exons ATGGGTTCAAGGGGAGCCTCTGATAACCCTAGATTTGGTGATGGTGCTAGTCCTGG AAAGATTTTCATTGGGGGTTTATCGAAAGAGACTATCCTTG AAACATTTGTCAAGTACTTTGGAAAGTATGGAGAGATTACGGACTCAGTTATTATGAAAGATCGAATGACAGGTCGGCCTAGGGGTTTTGGATTTATTACTTATGCGGATCCTTCTGTTGTGGACACCGTCATTGGTGAAACTCATGTCATAGATGACAAACAA GTTGAGATCAAAAGAACAATTCCAAAGGGTTCATCAGATTCCAAAGATTTCAAAACTAAGAAGATATTTGTTGGTGGGATACCTACATCTGTTACTGAAG AGGAGTTGAAGGATTTTTTCTCGAAGTATGGCAATGTGGTTGAGCATGAAATTATACGAGATCATACGACCAAGCGTTCCAGAGGCTTTGGGTTTGTAGTATTTGACAGTGAGCAGGTTGTTGACAATATATTGGTTGATACGAACAAAATTGACATGAATGGTACACAG GTTGAGATAAAAAAGGCTGAACCAAAAAAATCCTCAAACCCCGCACCTGGTCCTCTATATGGTAGTGAATCTAGAGGGCGTTCTTATGGTGAAACTTTTGGTGGTTATGGTGACTCTTTCAACAGTTACGGTCCTGATAGGTTTGGTCCACCTTCCTATAGGTCATATGGTGGGATACCTGAGAGGTATGGAGAATTTGGTGGGTATGGTGGTGGATTTAGTGGAAGATATGGAGACGTAGGTGGGAGATACGGGGACTTGGGTGGGAGATATGGAGACTATGGTGGTTATCGTGGAGAGCCTTCGCCTGGCTACTCTAGTCGCTATGGGTCCCTTGGTGGAGGTGTTGGGGGTCGATATGGTGAAA GTGGATTAAGTTCGTATGGCCGGGGAGGTGCTGGGGCTTATGGTGGACCTGGTGGTGATTATGATTCCGGTCCAGGTCCTAGTTATACTGGGGCAGGGGGATTGTACGGAAGTAAGGGAGGTTATGGTGGTAGCAGTCGTTACCATCCCTATGGCAGGTAG
- the LOC141706603 gene encoding heterogeneous nuclear ribonucleoprotein 1-like isoform X1: MGSRGASDNPRFGDGASPGKIFIGGLSKETILETFVKYFGKYGEITDSVIMKDRMTGRPRGFGFITYADPSVVDTVIGETHVIDDKQVEIKRTIPKGSSDSKDFKTKKIFVGGIPTSVTEEELKDFFSKYGNVVEHEIIRDHTTKRSRGFGFVVFDSEQVVDNILVDTNKIDMNGTQVEIKKAEPKKSSNPAPGPLYGSESRGRSYGETFGGYGDSFNSYGPDRFGPPSYRSYGGIPERYGEFGGYGGGFSGRYGDVGGRYGDLGGRYGDYGGYRGEPSPGYSSRYGSLGGGVGGRYGESGLSSYGREGVGGGYGGGGLSSYGRGGAGAYGGPGGDYDSGPGPSYTGAGGLYGSKGGYGGSSRYHPYGR, encoded by the exons ATGGGTTCAAGGGGAGCCTCTGATAACCCTAGATTTGGTGATGGTGCTAGTCCTGG AAAGATTTTCATTGGGGGTTTATCGAAAGAGACTATCCTTG AAACATTTGTCAAGTACTTTGGAAAGTATGGAGAGATTACGGACTCAGTTATTATGAAAGATCGAATGACAGGTCGGCCTAGGGGTTTTGGATTTATTACTTATGCGGATCCTTCTGTTGTGGACACCGTCATTGGTGAAACTCATGTCATAGATGACAAACAA GTTGAGATCAAAAGAACAATTCCAAAGGGTTCATCAGATTCCAAAGATTTCAAAACTAAGAAGATATTTGTTGGTGGGATACCTACATCTGTTACTGAAG AGGAGTTGAAGGATTTTTTCTCGAAGTATGGCAATGTGGTTGAGCATGAAATTATACGAGATCATACGACCAAGCGTTCCAGAGGCTTTGGGTTTGTAGTATTTGACAGTGAGCAGGTTGTTGACAATATATTGGTTGATACGAACAAAATTGACATGAATGGTACACAG GTTGAGATAAAAAAGGCTGAACCAAAAAAATCCTCAAACCCCGCACCTGGTCCTCTATATGGTAGTGAATCTAGAGGGCGTTCTTATGGTGAAACTTTTGGTGGTTATGGTGACTCTTTCAACAGTTACGGTCCTGATAGGTTTGGTCCACCTTCCTATAGGTCATATGGTGGGATACCTGAGAGGTATGGAGAATTTGGTGGGTATGGTGGTGGATTTAGTGGAAGATATGGAGACGTAGGTGGGAGATACGGGGACTTGGGTGGGAGATATGGAGACTATGGTGGTTATCGTGGAGAGCCTTCGCCTGGCTACTCTAGTCGCTATGGGTCCCTTGGTGGAGGTGTTGGGGGTCGATATGGTGAAAGTGGATTAAGTTCATATGGCCGTGAAGGTGTTGGTGGTGGATATGGTGGAGGTGGATTAAGTTCGTATGGCCGGGGAGGTGCTGGGGCTTATGGTGGACCTGGTGGTGATTATGATTCCGGTCCAGGTCCTAGTTATACTGGGGCAGGGGGATTGTACGGAAGTAAGGGAGGTTATGGTGGTAGCAGTCGTTACCATCCCTATGGCAGGTAG
- the LOC141706602 gene encoding uncharacterized protein LOC141706602 has product MWDRTALSRKRSFRADNIGQNALAMISNLCFTIFVLIVLIFTIIAATYEPEDPLFHPSTRITTFLTSNSNATFKSDNTIVRTGEDFMPVNQTALGGFINVTDVNLGVPLRVDINADEVTPFECESQIGTPIDCTDPDVFHLMMTSAIEQFKDIHFYRFGKPVRGDNDSTCHMAWRFRPKEGKTAHLYKDYRSFLIDRSDNCSLSVVGIGEYHSGGNARKRKKNVRPGFEKPRGNQEGAVVPVVGEVVNDTLPAVESEGSFSSGKYLFYTGGGERCKSMDHFLWSFMCALGEAQYLNRTLVMDMSICLSSVYTSSGQDEEGKDFRYYFDFEHLKESASVLDQTQFWADWNKWHQKDGLPLLLVDDFKITPMKLAGVQDTLIMRKFGSVEPDNYWYRVCEGEAESVIQRPWHMIWKSRRLMEIVSAIATKLNWDFDSVHVVRGEKARNLELWPNLAADTSPEALISTLSDKVDEGRSLYIATDESDTAFFDPLKDKFSTHFLNEYKDLWDENSEWYSETVKLNNGVPVEFDGYMKASVDTEVFLRGKRQIETFNDLTRDCKDGVNTCSSAS; this is encoded by the coding sequence ATGTGGGACAGGACGGCATTGTCTCGGAAAAGAAGTTTCAGGGCAGATAACATAGGCCAAAATGCCTTAGCAATGATAAGTAATCTCTGTTTCACAATATTTGTGCTTATTGTCTTAATTTTCACTATAATTGCTGCTACTTATGAACCCGAAGACCCCTTGTTCCATCCCTCTACTAGGATCACTACATTTCTCACATCGAACTCGAATGCAACCTTTAAATCGGATAATACTATTGTTAGGACAGGTGAGGATTTTATGCCTGTTAATCAGACTGCATTAGGTGGTTTTATAAATGTTACTGATGTTAATTTAGGCGTTCCGTTGAGAGTTGATATAAATGCGGATGAGGTGACCCCTTTTGAGTGTGAATCGCAGATTGGTACTCCGATTGATTGTACTGATCCGGATGTTTTTCATTTGATGATGACATCCGCGATTGAGCAGTTTAAGGATATACATTTTTATAGGTTTGGGAAGCCGGTTAGGGGGGATAATGATAGTACGTGTCATATGGCGTGGAGGTTTAGGCCTAAGGAAGGGAAGACTGCTCATTTGTATAAGGATTATCGGAGTTTTTTGATTGATAGGTCGGATAATTGTAGTTTGAGTGTTGTGGGGATAGGGGAGTATCATTCGGGTGGGAATGCTAGGAAGAGGAAGAAGAATGTGAGGCCTGGTTTTGAGAAGCCACGAGGAAATCAAGAAGGGGCTGTTGTTCCTGTTGTTGGAGAGGTTGTGAATGACACACTACCTGCGGTTGAATCAGAGGGGTCGTTTAGTAGTGGGAAGTACTTGTTTTATACAGGGGGTGGAGAGAGATGCAAGAGCATGGATCACTTTTTGTGGAGTTTCATGTGTGCTTTGGGCGAGGCTCAGTATTTGAACAGGACCCTTGTAATGGATATGAGCATTTGTTTGTCATCAGTTTATACTTCCTCGGGTCAGGATGAAGAGGGGAAGGATTTTAGATATTACTTTGATTTCGAGCATTTGAAGGAGTCAGCTTCTGTGCTGGATCAGACTCAGTTTTGGGCAGATTGGAACAAATGGCACCAGAAAGATGGACTACCTCTTCTTCTTGTAGATGACTTTAAGATTACACCAATGAAGCTGGCAGGGGTGCAAGATACTCTAATCATGAGGAAATTTGGCTCGGTAGAGCCAGACAATTACTGGTACAGGGTGTGTGAAGGAGAAGCAGAATCTGTTATTCAAAGGCCTTGGCACATGATATGGAAATCCAGACGGTTGATGGAGATAGTGTCAGCAATTGCTACAAAATTGAATTGGGATTTTGACTCTGTTCATGTTGTAAGAGGAGAGAAGGCAAGAAACTTGGAGCTTTGGCCTAATCTTGCAGCCGATACTTCCCCTGAAGCTCTAATATCAACCTTGAGTGATAAAGTCGACGAAGGGAGGAGCCTGTACATTGCAACCGATGAATCAGACACCGCCTTTTTTGACCCTCTGAAGGACAAGTTCTCCACTCATTTTCTTAATGAGTACAAAGATCTTTGGGATGAAAACAGTGAGTGGTATTCTGAGACCGTGAAGCTCAACAATGGGGTTCCAGTTGAATTTGATGGTTACATGAAGGCATCTGTTGATACAGAAGTTTTCTTGCGAGGCAAAAGACAGATTGAAACTTTTAATGACCTTACCAGGGACTGCAAGGATGGTGTTAACACTTGCAGTTCTGCCAGCTAA
- the LOC141706604 gene encoding long chain acyl-CoA synthetase 8-like: MEWLSAFEGNSYYGIVAACFVVLLTLLSTIYVGKIKTNRRGVAAQVGGEPGYAMRNAQRAELLEVPSEGANTMVALFEQSCKKNSPLQCLGTRKVISKEFIEDGKGRKFEKFHLGEYQWETYKEIYDRVCNFASGLVKLGHDANTRAAIFSESRPEWLISLQGCFRQNITVVTIYASLGEEALIHSLNETQVSTLICDYKQLKKLSAVRLRLQTVKNVIYFDDGEAAVDPNLSEDMSNWVISTFSEVEKLGKNSPVSSQLPVNTDIAVIMYTSGSTGLPKGVMMAHKNLVASAAAILTVIPNIGSSDVYLAYLPLAHVLELVAETVMICAGMRIGYGSTLTLTDTSNKIKKGTKGDASVLKPTLMVTVPAILDRVRDGVLKKVADTGGLAEKLFNFAYGRRFSAMQGSWFGAWGIETRLWDLVIFNKIKSILGGDIRAMLCGGAPLSGDTQRFVNICVGAPVVQAYGLTETCGGGAFSDFNDTSVGRVGPPLPCCFLKLVSWKEGGYLTTDKPMPRGEVVVGGSCVTNGYFNNESKTDEVYKVDENGMRWFYTGDIGRFHPDGCLEIIDRKKDIVKLQHGEYISLGKIEAALMSSNYVVDVMVYADPMRSSCVALVVPSRQVLENWAQQAGVEFKDFAELCDKKEAVNEVQQSLSKEAKSANLDKFELPAKIKLLPDPWTPESGLVTAALKLKREAVKAKFKDELEKLYQ; encoded by the exons ATGGAGTGGTTATCAGCTTTTGAAGGAAATTCATATTATGGAATTGTTGCTGCTTGTTTTGTTGTACTTCTAACCCTATTGTCAACTATATATGTGGGAAAAATAAAGACAAATAGAAGAGGGGTTGCAGCTCAAGTTGGTGGTGAGCCAGGTTATGCTATGCGCAATGCTCAAAGAGCTGAATTACTTGAAGTTCCTTCGGAAGGAGCAAACACTATGGTAGCTCTATTTGAGCAGTCTTGTAAGAAAAATTCACCATTGCAGTGTCTTGGGACACGAAAGGTAATCAGTAAGGAATTCATTGAAGATGGTAAGGGGAGGAAGTTTGAAAAGTTTCATCTTGGGGAGTATCAATGGGAAACCTACAAGGAAATATATGACCGAGTGTGTAACTTTGCATCTGGACTTGTAAAACTTGGTCATGATGCGAACACTCGTGCTGCTATTTTCTCTGAAAGTCGTCCAGAGTGGCTCATATCACTGCAG GGCTGCTTCCGGCAAAATATAACTGTTGTCACCATCTATGCTTCTTTGGGTGAAGAAGCTCTTATTCACTCACTTAATGAG ACTCAAGTATCAACACTGATATGTGATTACAAGCAATTGAAAAAGTTGTCTGCTGTTCGTTTGAGGCTACAAACCGTAAAGAATGTAATTTATTTTGATGATGGTGAGGCTGCAGTTGATCCTAACCTTTCTGAAGATATGAGCAATTGGGTGATTTCAACTTTTTCAGAAGTTGAAAAACTTGGCAAGAACAGTCCTGTATCATCTCAGCTACCAGTAAATACAGATATTGCAGTCATAATGTATACGAGTGGAAGCACGGGTCTGCCAAAG GGAGTTATGATGGCCCATAAAAATCTTGTCGCTAGTGCTGCTGCAATTTTGACAGTCATCCCGAACATTGGAAGCAGTGATGTCTATTTGGCATACTTGCCACTAGCTCATGTACTGGAGTTGGTAGCTGAG ACTGTGATGATATGTGCTGGAATGCGAATTGGTTATGGATCAACTCTGACTTTAACAGACACGTCTAACAAAATAAAGAAAGGAACTAAGGGAGATGCTTCTGTGCTAAAGCCTACTCTAATGGTAACAGTTCCAGCCATACTAGATCGAGTTCGAGATGGAGTTTTGAAAAAG GTTGCGGATACGGGAGGTCTTGCAGAGAAACTATTTAACTTTGCCTATGGCCGCCGGTTTTCTGCTATGCAAGGTAGCTGGTTTGGAGCTTGGGGAATCGAGACTCGTTTGTGGGATTTGGTCATTTTTAATAAGATAAAGTCTATTCTTGGTGGAGACATTCGTGCTATGCTATGTGGTGGAGCCCCTTTATCTGGTGATACACAACGTTTTGTTAACATCTGCGTAGG GGCTCCTGTTGTTCAAGCCTATGGTCTGACAGAAACTTGTGGTGGAGGTGCATTTTCTGATTTCAACGACACTTCAGTTGGGCGAGTTGGGCCGCCACTTCCTTGCTGCTTTCTTAAG CTTGTTTCTTGGAAAGAGGGTGGATATTTGACTACTGACAAACCTATGCCGCGGGGAGAGGTTGTAGTTGGTGGAAGTTGTGTAACTAATGGCTACTTTAACAATGAGTCAAAAACAGATGAAGTTTACAAG GTTGATGAGAATGGCATGCGTTGGTTCTACACTGGTGACATCGGAAGGTTTCACCCTGACGGATGTCTTGAAATTATCGATAGGAAGAAAGATATTGTTAAACTTCAACACGGGGAGTATATTTCTCTAGGGAAG ATTGAGGCAGCCTTGATGTCTAGTAACTATGTTGTAGATGTCATGGTATATGCGGATCCCATGCGTAGTTCTTGTGTGGCTCTAGTTGTTCCCTCACGTCAGGTCCTCGAGAATTGGGCCCAACAAGCTGGAGTTGAGTTTAAGGACTTCGCTGAGTTGTGTGACAAAAAGGAAGCTGTAAATGAAGTTCAACAATCCCTTTCTAAG GAAGCTAAATCTGCAAACTTGGACAAGTTTGAACTTCCGGCAAAAATCAAACTATTGCCAGATCCATGGACCCCGGAGTCTGGATTGGTAACTGCTGCTCTCAAGCTGAAGAGGGAAGCAGTGAAGGCCAAGTTTAAGGATGAGCTCGAAAAGTTATACCAGTGA
- the LOC141706605 gene encoding ribulose-1,5 bisphosphate carboxylase/oxygenase large subunit N-methyltransferase, chloroplastic: MAEASRILQTTLISTFTQTPFQKPRTLAYPYAQKFIKRVTTRCLATTTSNEETKKSSGFENITWGCEMDSPENAEGLQKWLYGSGLPNQKMGIQKVEVGERGLVALTNIRKGEKLLFVPPSLFITADSEWSCPEVGDILKRENIPDWPLLATYLISEASMKDSSRWMNYISALPRQPYSLLYWTPSELDRYLEASQIRERAIERINGVTGTYNDLRRRIFSKYPNLFPEAVYNMETFKWSFGILFSRLVRLPSMDGRVALVPWADMLNHSCEVETFLDYDRSSQGVVFTTDRPYQPGEQVFISYGKKSNGDLLLSYGFVPREGTNPTDSVELSFSLKKSDKCYKEKLEALKKHGLSTPQCFPLQITGWPVELMAYAYLAVSPPSLSKQFGEMAAAASNETKRKDLRYPELEEQALQFILDSCESSISKYSKFLQASGSMDLDVTSPKQLSRKLFLKQLAVDLSTSERRILYRAQYILRRRLRDIRSGELKALKLFDGFRNFFKSD; this comes from the exons ATGGCAGAAGCTTCAAGAATCTTGCAAACAACACTAATCTCAACTTTTACTCAAACCCCATTTCAAAAGCCCAGAACTTTAGCATACCCATATGCTCAGAAGTTCATAAAACGGGTCACAACTCGGTGCTTAGCTACCACTACTTCTAATGAAGAAACCAAGAAAAGTAGTGGGTTTGAAAATATAACATGGGGTTGTGAAATGGATTCTCCTGAGAATGCAGAAGGGTTGCAGAAATGGTTGTATGGGTCTGGATTGCCTAATCAGAAAATGGGAATTCAGAAAGTTGAAGTTGGGGAGAGAGGGCTTGTTGCTTTGACTAATATTAGGAAAGGGGAGAAGTTGTTGTTTGTGCCTCCTTCTTTGTTTATTACTGCTGATTCG GAATGGAGTTGTCCAGAAGTTGGTGATATTTTGAAAAGGGAAAATATCCCAGACTGGCCACTGCTAGCAACCTACCTGATCAGCGAGGCTAGTATGAAAGATTCCTCAAGATGGATGAATTATATCTCTGCCTTGCCTAGACAGCCCTACTCACTTTTGTATTG GACTCCTTCTGAGCTAGATAGATATTTGGAAGCATCACAAATACGAGAGAGGGCAATCGAAAGGATTAACGGGGTCACCGGAAC ATATAATGACTTGCGGCGACGGATATTTTCCAAATATCCTAATCTATTTCCTGAAGCG GTGTACAATATGGAGACCTTCAAGTGGTCGTTCGGGATTCTTTTCTCACGCTTG GTCAGATTGCCCTCAATGGACGGAAGGGTCGCGTTAGTTCCTTGGGCAGATATGCTGAACCATAGTTGTGAG GTGGAAACATTTCTGGATTATGATAGGTCTTCCCAAGGGGTCGTCTTTACAACTGACCGGCCGTATCAGCCAGGTGAGCAG GTTTTCATATCGTATGGTAAAAAATCTAATGGAGACCTATTGCTATCATATGGATTTGTTCCTAGGGAAGGAACAAATCCAACTGATTCAGTAGAGTTATCATTTTCACTCAAGAAATCTGATAAATGTTATAAGGAGAAGTTGGAGGCTCTGAAGAAGCATGGTCTCTCAAC ACCTCAATGTTTTCCTTTACAAATTACTGGCTGGCCTGTGGAACTAATGGCATATGCATATTTAGCTGTCAGCCCCCCAAGTCTGAGCAAACAATTTGGAGAG ATGGCTGCTGCTGCATCAAATGAAACAAAAAGGAAGGATTTGAGATATCCTGAACTAGAAGAACAGGCGTTGCAGTTTATTTTGGATAGTTGTGAGTCCAGCATATCGAAGTACAGCAAGTTCCTTCAG GCAAGTGGGTCAATGGATTTGGATGTGACATCTCCAAAGCAGCTGAGCCGAAAATTGTTCCTGAAACAACTGGCTGTAGATTTGTCTACAAGTGAAAGAAGAATACTATATCGTGCCCAATAT ATACTGAGAAGGAGATTAAGGGATATTAGGAGCGGAGAACTGAAAGCTCTCAAACTCTTTGACGGATTCCGGAATTTTTTCAAATCTGATTGA
- the LOC141706606 gene encoding indole-3-glycerol phosphate synthase, chloroplastic-like — protein MEGLRATPLSLRVCSSHFNPNLQKLGVLIRFPRSIGYIARGVSCSPKLPMRSSIRAQQDLKDGLEVVSGGSDSEGEEIKVEWEGGKYQDEIAEAQGIRIRRRPSTGPPQHAVGPFEFRLQNAGNTPRNILEEIIWNTDVEVSQMKEKLPLGAVAKTLQVAPPVRDFVGALKASYSRTGLPALIAEVKKASPSRGVLREDFDPVQIAKAYEKGGAACLSVLTDKKFFQGGFENLASVRNSGVKCPLLCKDFIIDAWQIYYARSKGADAILLIASVLPDLDIKYMSKICKKLGLAALVEVHNEREMDRVLQIDGIELIGINNRDLETFKVDTSNTKKLLEGARGQKIREKDILVVGESGIFTPDDIAYVQEAGVKAVLVGESIVKQDDPTKGITALYGKDIAS, from the exons ATGGAAGGATTGAGAGCAACCCCACTTAGTCTTAGGGTGTGTTCTTCACATTTCAACCCAAATTTACAGAAATTGGGTGTGTTGATTAGATTTCCGAGGTCAATTGGTTACATTGCTAGAGGGGTTTCTTGCTCTCCTAAGCTCCCAATGCGTAGCTCTATTCGTGCTCAGCAg GATTTGAAAGATGGGTTGGAAGTGGTTTCTGGTGGTAGTGATTCCGAAGGAGAGGAGATTAAAGTTGAGTGGGAAGGTGGGAAATATCAAGATGAAATAGCTGAAGCTCAAGGTATAAGGATTAGAAGGCGGCCGTCAACCGGACCTCCTCAGCATGCAGTAGGTCCGTTTGAGTTTCGTTTGCAGAATGCAGGTAACACTCCTCGTAATATTCTCGAGGAGATTATATGGAATACGGATGTGGAAGTGAGTCAG ATGAAAGAGAAGTTACCTCTGGGAGCAGTTGCGAAAACTCTTCAGGTTGCTCCTCCAGTTAGAGACTTTGTCGGAGCTCTGAAAGCATCATATTCGCGCACTGGATTGCCTGCTTTAATTGCTGAAGTGAAAAAGGCTTCACCTAGTAGGGGAGTTTTAAGAGAAGATTTTGATCCG GTTCAAATTGCTAAAGCTTATGAGAAAGGCGGAGCAGCATGTCTTAGTGTTTTGACAGACAAGAAGTTTTTTCAG GGAGGCTTCGAAAATCTGGCGAGCGTACGGAATTCCGGAGTAAAG TGCCCACTATTATGCAAAGATTTTATTATAGATGCATGGCAAATTTACTATGCCCGAAGCAAAGGTGCAGATGCAATATTGCTTATTGCTAGCGTTTTGCCCGATCTTGATATCAAATACATGTCGAAGATATGCAAGAAGCTTGGTTTGGCAGCACTTGTTGAG GTGCATAATGAGAGGGAAATGGATCGTGTTCTTCAAATAGATGGGATTGAACTTATTGGCATCAATAACCGTGATCTTG AAACATTTAAGGTTGACACTAGCAACACTAAAAAGCTTCTCGAAGGTGCACGTGGGCAAAAAATTCGGGAGAAGGACATTCTT GTGGTTGGTGAGTCTGGAATATTCACTCCAGATGATATTGCTTATGTACAAGAAGCTGGGGTCAAAGCA GTGTTGGTTGGGGAGTCGATCGTGAAACAAGATGATCCAACAAAGGGTATAACCGCACTTTATGGCAAAGATATAGCTTCCTAA